The Bactrocera dorsalis isolate Fly_Bdor chromosome 3, ASM2337382v1, whole genome shotgun sequence genomic interval aagtaaaactccttttcgcgttggcggccttcggccgcgcttcaaaaaaataaccctggccgatccaacaccggggtgtatcaaaaatcttgatatatcaagaaaaagggcaatgatttatgtatttggggtatagtcctattttttattcatttttattcgtttgataaatgtgtaattatggcaacacttattatctgtcaacacggaatacttttgttattgtgcatgaaatgaaaaatgtgtaaaatataaaatgcttattttaagcaaataactaaataattactggaaaaaaaatatgtagaaacaatgtaatgaagtataagtgcataaaaaaggcataatatgaattaaataattactagcaatcgagaaattgcaagataaaatttgcaaaattttcaactttaaatgcaaatatctcgaaaactataagtttgcggcggcaacaattatatattttcttaatctggaggatcagctctatccaaccatactacttttaaccctgaaatcgtgggatcgtatactaaagccgacccctaTTAGATTTCaaacatttgtatgtttttatcaaaatcaaattgtCATAATCACTATCAGATGTTATAAGAAATCGAATATCATCATCAGTGTTATGAAATTTCACAAAGTGGGGTGGCAACACCCAAGAATAAACCTCCTGCCTAtcttatgtatttgttttacgGTAGAATAGGGAAAAAATGACGTCATCGACCAGGGAGTGTAGCGGGAGTGGTAGGTATATTTGACAATATTTGCAAACACAAaacgtatttatatatatatatttatattaatattgccaattggttaataatttgttaaatttacaTACCGCAATGGAAATGCAATTCTCTTCAGTGTTGTTTGGAAACTTTACGATGAATTTAGAGCCGGCCTTCTCTTCACTGTCATTCAGTGGACGAAAACGACATACCACTTTGATACTATCCTCCGCTGGAATCTCGCGTTCAGCAGACATTTTGACGGTTGAGCGGTGCTGACCAAACCGTTATCCTAAATATATGAAGTTTATCCAACcctaatatttcaaaatggtgACTTCGTAACTGCACTTCCAATTAGCACCGCTCCAATGCctcttcttttttaaattttatactacTTCGGAAGTGAAAATTATTACTGCATTTAACAATTATTGACTTTTGCTACTCTCCTGCCTcctacttttaaattttctttcttttaatattgtatttttctttacttcactgctttttctttttgcaaatgCGACGTTTCTGCTTGCTTAGCAGAGACGCAGACACATGCAATTTCACACGTCAAACACACAACGGAATGGACGCGttagattttcttattaaaaaaaatgcaattaaaatagCAGAGGATATCCTTTTTTCAAGgttttatggaaatattttcaaattatttaattgttaaaaaatataaaaattttcactttgctCGTCAAACCGAACCGAACCGAACAGTAGAATATGAGACGACAAATACACACCTCACATCGCAACAGTAGAAGATGAACGCGATTGACAGCAAAAAAGTGTTAACAGATTAGTGACTTCCAAAGGTATTTCAACACTTTCCAATAATGTCAGTACTATAAGTATATTCTTTTAggcaaattataatataaagtagttcgtttttttatgaatattagcATATTGGAAAGATAAAAGAATTGAAGTAATTATCATATTCTTGCATGTGTTCCAATTAATGTGGCAAGGCTTTGGTTTTTGCATTTTGCCATTCACTTCTTTTGACAAGTTCAAAATAATTTCCAGCAGTTATCTCTTTTCTGTAACGGTCTCGTCAGAGAACGTATACGTTCTCTGGTCTCGTATACAATCAGCTGGGTTTATTAGAGTTGCCGGACTAAAGATGTGTTCAGaatattactaaaatattttctctttaataTGGAAAAGAGTTGTATTCAAtgatataatgaaatatttactatatgtaaataataatacatttttatgcaattattcaaataattttataaatgatttaacatagatattgaagatattaaaattattttgtcatCAATATTGATTCAAAAGTGTTTACACCAAATCACCCTGTTCCTATGAGTGTGTCAAAAGtgacaaattgtaaaaattcccTCGTTCAGATTATTTCGTGCAGTTgtcaaataaagcaaaacacacgttaaacatattattttgtaataaattttctgTGATTACACAAATTTTAACTTGAAAAACTTTGTAGTTGATATCTCCATGAGTTTccaaccaccaacaacaaccacagccgCGAGCACAGGTTTCTCGTTTGGTCTGGGAACTGCCGCTGGAGCTGCGAAGCCGGGAGCATTTTCGTTTGGCGCCACTGGTGGCGGAGACGCGGGTGCTGTAAAACCTTTGTCATTTGGTGCACCGGCTCCCACTGCAACCTCTATGGCTGCCCCCGCTGCTGTAGGGTTTGGTGGCAGTTTTCTAGGAGCCGCTACCACGACTACCGGTACAACCGGCGCTTTACCTACAGCTACAACTGCAACCACAGGCTTCTCTTTTGGTACACCAACAGCTAGCTCAGCAGCCGTGGCACCCACTGCTGCTGCACCTGCAACAAGTGCACCGTCGAGTTTTGGATTCGGTGCTGCACCGACAGCCGCCGCAACCACTGCTTCAACAGGTTTTGGGTTTGGCGCCACAGCATCGGCCGGTACAACCACAGCAATCGGGACTACTACCACATCTGTAGCTGCAGCGCCAGCTTTTTCATTGACAACAGCTAAAACCACCGCAACTGCCTTGCCAACTCTTGGTACATTAAGTGCCGCAACTGCTCCGGCCACAGGTGGTTTCGCAAATTTGAGTACTGCAACAAAAACGACAGAATCATCAGCTGTAGCAAATGCTTCACACCTAACATATAATCAATTGGAAGAGCACATTAATAAATGGACATTGGAATtagaggaacaagaaaaagtgttTGCGGATCAAGCGACACAAATCAATGCGTGGGATAAAATTCTTATTAGTAATAATCATAAAATACTCGAGCTGAATGATGCCGTGCAAAAGGTAAAATCAGATCAGCAAACATTGGAACAGGAGTTGGAATTCATAGCCACCCAACACAAAGAACTTGAGGAAAGTATTGTACCACTACAAAAGGAATTCCTTAAATTGCCGCAGGTTGATGTGGAGCGAAGTCAAACTTACCTATTGGTTGAGAATTTAGACACGCAATTAAAACAAATGTCGGAGGATTTGAAAGAAATCATCGATAATCTAAATGAGTCGAATAAAGGACAAGATAGTACAGATCCAATTATACAAATTGGTAAAATATTGAATGCTCACATGAGCTCGCTACAGTGGATAGAGTCATCCACTACAAATATTTCCACCAAGCTCGACGATATTACGAAGATGCACGAATCATTTAAGCGTGAATCAGAACGTTCCTTTCGATCAGCTTACTACAactaaataatgttttttaaaggATATTCCAATTTTTcacaatataaatacattttgttaaaaccaagttttctataaaatacgttattttatttaatttctgtaaaattacaaataaatcaaGCAATGGTCTTAATAGTATTTGTAATGTTTTAGCCGCATCAAACTCACTTTTTTGGACGTGCTGCCCAACGCCAAATATGCACTGTTGGGTGAAAATTCCACAACACGAATTTTGCCCATATCATCTTTTCTGGGGAAATTCGAGAAGACTGTAGCGCTTGGGAAGTGTGCCAACTTAACCGCAGAATCAACTTCAACGGAGCTCATAGCCAAAATTTCAGCAGTGTGATTGAACTTCACATCCGAAATTCCTGTTCGTAAATTTAAGAAAGTCTTCTCTGGCTTCGGCGTAGTAGAAAGTTGCAGCTTTTGGAAGTCATAAACGTTAACCACGCCCTCCATGCTACCCGTCGCTAGAAGTCGTTGGTCCAACGATAAATCCATTGCACTTCCCTTTAAACAGCCGTCATCAATAAAGCTGTGAGCCAAACGTTGCTTTGTCAAAGAGAATATATTGATCTTGGAAGACAAGGAACTACATATGATGTTTTTAGAATCGGCTGTAAAACACATTGAAGCTACATCGTCGTTTTGCTTAAATGTGTGTATAAGCTCTTGCGAGAAGGCATCAAATACATGCATGTTGCCGAAACGACCAGCGACGGCCATATAACGTCCACATGgagatattctaaagtttcgcaGAGTCGTAACCTCCTCGGGCAGTTTATAGCGCATTTCCTGCGCTGACAAAAGATCGTACACATAATATATCCGCTTTGTAGATCCAAAAATAGCCTAAAAACCaaacgaaaaacaataaagaaataaaaaaataataatgaaaaacaacTACCTTCGTGCCACACGGCTTCAACCGTGCACACATTATCGGGAATTTATCGAAACGTATATTGTGTAACTTTTCATTTTTCACGCCGTCAATGCTGTATATCGTTGCTATGCCTGATGTTCCTGTTACCAATGTTGCTGTGCTCTTTGGTATAAATTGTATACTGCTAATGGAACCTTCAGCATATGTGGCACGATTTAAATCTTTCAACCGTTTGAATTCTAAATGCGTTTGCCTTAAAGTATTCGTATCCGGTTTAGCTACAAACCCAACAGTCTGCAGCAGTGCCTCATCCTCTGCATCCTCAGACACCTTTTTGTTATCTAGCTCTGCCCATTTTGGCTGCGGCACAGTTCGTACATAACGTGCCGTTAGGTATTCTTTGTAAGATTTATCTTGACGCAAATGATTATGAGGACCTGAGAAACGTGTAGGGCGTTTTACTTCTCCCAATGTAATATCTGTG includes:
- the LOC105222114 gene encoding nuclear pore glycoprotein p62; the encoded protein is MSFQPPTTTTAASTGFSFGLGTAAGAAKPGAFSFGATGGGDAGAVKPLSFGAPAPTATSMAAPAAVGFGGSFLGAATTTTGTTGALPTATTATTGFSFGTPTASSAAVAPTAAAPATSAPSSFGFGAAPTAAATTASTGFGFGATASAGTTTAIGTTTTSVAAAPAFSLTTAKTTATALPTLGTLSAATAPATGGFANLSTATKTTESSAVANASHLTYNQLEEHINKWTLELEEQEKVFADQATQINAWDKILISNNHKILELNDAVQKVKSDQQTLEQELEFIATQHKELEESIVPLQKEFLKLPQVDVERSQTYLLVENLDTQLKQMSEDLKEIIDNLNESNKGQDSTDPIIQIGKILNAHMSSLQWIESSTTNISTKLDDITKMHESFKRESERSFRSAYYN
- the LOC105222115 gene encoding U3 small nucleolar RNA-associated protein 18 homolog, producing the protein MSDSENESIQDLLECAEEYENLMREKLKTENKSNENKHNAASSNKNTTISDDTQELPMEKVIFGDREGLLENLAVAVGESKKIIDEKKAGAASEDDDLKDSRKRKPAWTDADDTDITLGEVKRPTRFSGPHNHLRQDKSYKEYLTARYVRTVPQPKWAELDNKKVSEDAEDEALLQTVGFVAKPDTNTLRQTHLEFKRLKDLNRATYAEGSISSIQFIPKSTATLVTGTSGIATIYSIDGVKNEKLHNIRFDKFPIMCARLKPCGTKAIFGSTKRIYYVYDLLSAQEMRYKLPEEVTTLRNFRISPCGRYMAVAGRFGNMHVFDAFSQELIHTFKQNDDVASMCFTADSKNIICSSLSSKINIFSLTKQRLAHSFIDDGCLKGSAMDLSLDQRLLATGSMEGVVNVYDFQKLQLSTTPKPEKTFLNLRTGISDVKFNHTAEILAMSSVEVDSAVKLAHFPSATVFSNFPRKDDMGKIRVVEFSPNSAYLALGSTSKKVSLMRLKHYKYY